The nucleotide window CGTGTGGTATTGAAACTCGGCGTCGCCCCCTTTCGGCTCAAGCCGGTTGAGCATCAGGTGGATCATGGCCAACTTGACGAACGCCTCCGACGACCGCACCGTCTTCTCCCGGTCCTTGGACAACCGCCGGCACGTCCCCAGCCAGGCGAACGTCCGCTCCACCGTCCACCGCCGCGGTAACTTCACCCACCCCTTGGCCCCGTCCGGGCGGCGGACGATGACCAGCTCCCACCGGGCGTTCGTCTCGACCCACTCGTACAGGGCGTAGTTGTGGTACTTGCGGTCGGCGAACACCCGGCGCACCTTCCCCATCGGTTGCTCGTCCAGCCGGCCGAACAGTTCGGCCGCCGCCTTGGCATCATCGACGCTCGCGGCCGTCACCAGCACGGCCAGCAGCAACCCCATGGAATCCACGAGGATGTGCCGCTTCCGCCCGTCCACGTTCTTGGCGTTGTCCCGGCCCCGCTCCTCGCCGCCGGAGGTCGTGTCCACCGACTGGCTATCCACGCTCGCGGTCGTCCGGGGCGAGTACGGCCTCTCGGCGGTGCGGACCTTTTTGCGGAGAAGGTCATGGATCGTGTCGCGGGTGCCGTTGTGTCGCCACTCGTCGAAGTACCGCCCGACCGTGGACTTGGGCGGGAAGTCCTTGGGCCGGTACCGCCACTGGCAACCGGTCCGCAGCACGTAGAAGACCGCGTCGGTGACGTCCCGCAGGGCGGTGGTGCGGGGACGGCCGCCGGGGTACACGGGGATGTGTGGCTCGATGAGCCCCACTGCTCGTCGGTCACGTCGCTCGGGTAGGATTGGGTTCGCATGGACCATTCTACCCACCCAACCGCCACATATGGGACAGTCTCTCAGCGGGAGGGTAAGGGCGAACCACACACCGAGGGCGAGCCCATGTTCGAGCAACCCAACTACTTCGTACTGACCACCGCGATGAGTTGGTGGCCCTTTCCCCCCCCCCGGACCAACTGTACTTTCCGCGAATTTGTAGGCCGGGCGGTGATGGTGGTACGTTCGGAGTAGACGAATGCCGGCCCGTCCGGGAGGATGGCGTTACCACACGACCTCCCAACCCGAACGGACGCGGCGATGCCATCTTCGCACACTCCGGCCCCGCGGTGCCAGTGGTTTTCGATTCTGGCCGGTGCCTTGGATCGGCGCTCGGGCCGGCGGTTGGCGCTGTTGTTCCTGGGGGTGCTGTTGGCCCGCGGGCGACAGGCCCGGAGTTGCTGGATCCGAGCCGCCGGGTTGTCGTCCCAGTACCGCCGCTGCTACCCCACCGCGGCCGCCGTCGGGCGCCGGGCCGAGGCCATCGCCACCCGGTTGTTGGTCGAGGTGCTCCGGCCGTTGGTGACCGGGCCGCGGGTCGTGCTCGCGTTGGATGACACCCCGACGGCGCGGTACGGTTCCCAGGTGCAAGGGGCCGGGGTGCACCACAACCCGACCCCCGGGCCGGCCGGGAGCGGGTTCGTGTACGGGCACGTGTGGGTGGTCCTCGGGTTGCTGGTGGCGCACCCGCTGGGCGGGGTCGTGGCGTTACCCCTGTTGGCCCGGCGGTACATCCGGAAGGCGAACCTGGGGGCGGTTCGGGCGGCGGACCGGCCCCCGTTCGCAACCAAGCTGACCATGGCCGTGGGCTTGGTGCGGTGGGCGCACGGGTGGCTGGCGTTGTGGGGGAAGGCGGTGTGGGTGGTGGCCGACGGGGCGTACGCCCAGGGGCCGGTGCTCAAGCCGCTGCGGAAGCTCGGGGTGACGGTGGTGAGCCGACTGCGCCGGGATGCGGCCCTGTGCTCGGTGCCACCGGCGCGAGTACCCGGGCGGCCCGGGCGGCCGCGGGTGTACGGGACCGAGCGGGTGTCGCTGGCCAAGCGGGCCGCCCACCCCGGCGGGTGGAGCACCGGCATGTTCACCGTGTACGGGAAGTCGGTCGAGAAGCGGTACAAGACGTTCGTGGCCACGTGGCGCCCGGCCGGTGGGGCGATCCGGGTGGTGTTGGTGGACGAGCCCCACGGATGGGTCGCGTTCTTCGGCACCGACACCACCGCGACCGTGGCCGACATCCTGGAGCGGGTGGCCGACCGGTTCACCCTGGAGACCTGTTTTCGGGATCTCAAACAAGTCGCCGGGGCGGGTCAGCAGCAGGTGCGCGGGGTGCCGTCGAACGTGGGGTGCTTCCACCTGTGCGCGTGGGCCCACACCCTGACCGAGGTGTGGGCCTGGAACCAGAACGCCGAGGCCCTGGTGGGGCACCGATCCGCATCCCCGTGGGACGACCCGAACCGGCGCCCGAGCCACGCGGACAAGCGCCGGGCCTGGCAACACAAGCTGTTGGCCCAGGAGATTCAGGCCGTTGTGGGCGAGCACCACGACCACGCGAAAATCCGCGACCTCGCCCACCGGTGCTTGGATCTGGCCGCGTGAGCGCGGCCGATTCGCGGAAACTACAGCTCCAATGCACCCTCCCAGAACCGCCGGTCGGGTCGTGGGGCGTACCGGCACTTATCGGACCGTGCAATGAGCCAAGTCGACCGGCTGCCAGTGACGTAGCCCGGACGTCCTTGCCCGGGCTGCATCGTCTCCTGTTGCTCGTTACCAGGGGGGGCTGGCCCTCATTCAGTTCGTCGGGGTGGCTTGGTTCTTCACATCCGATTCATTGTCCTTCGCCAAAGCGGCGGACACGTTTTCGAACCAGATCAGCTTGCTGCCGCGCGAACCGGGACGATGGAGCGGCCAACCGCCCTGACTTTTCTTTCGAGAGACACTGCCGATAAAGAGACTTTTTCGTATGCCTGTAAAAAATCATTTTTATGGTCTGTCTGATCCAATATGATGATGCCGATGTAGTCGTCTTCTCTCGCTTAAGGTGCGAAATCAGCATGGCTGAATCCAATAACGGCGACACTGCTCGCGAGTTTAAAATTGGGGCCGCAAGGATCCGCGGCCTGGGCAGTTTCCACAAGACCCTCCCGCACAATCAGTGGGGGGAAGTGGACGAAGACGAGTTCAAGAAGCTGGTGGCGGCCACCCAAGGCGACGGGTCCGGGTTCGCGGCAGTGCTCGGCGGGGCGACCGGGGCGGCCGCCTTCACCAACCCTCAAGCGGGGCTGGCATTCGATCGGTTGACGCAGCACCCAAGCGCGTACTCCATGCCGCCCGCGCCGAAGGTGCTGTCCGTCACCGCCGCCGCGGAGATGACCGAGCTGTACTGGATGGCGCTCCTCCGCGATGTGCCGTTCGACCAGTTCGACACGGACCAGAGGGCGGCGGCCGCGGCTACGGAAATTGAGTCCCGGTTCGCGGAAGCGGTGGGCGACACCGGCGACGCAGGCCACCTCATCACCGGCGTCGATGTGCCGGGTCCGGCCGGTGCTCTAAGCGACATTACCCCGCAGAATCTGTTCCGGCTCGGATTGCCCGGCGAAGAACTGGGGCCGCTGGTGAGCCAGTTCTTCATCCGCGACGTCCACTACGGCACCCAGCGGATCGACCAGAAGCAGCTGCCGTACAAGAAGGGGCGGGACTACCTGACCGAGTTCCCTGACTGGCTGCGCGCCCAGTCGAGCGGGCGGGACGGCAAGGGGCAGGCTTACCCGCAGTCGAACGAGGACAGCGCGAACAACTTCGAGACCAACCGGCGGTACGTCTCCACCCCTCGTGACCTGGCCCGGTTCGTAAACAAGGACGCCCTTCACCAGGCTTACTTCAACGCCGCCCTGCTCCTGCTCTCGGGGGGCGCCCGGTGGACGCCGGGGAACCCGTACGGCGACGGGCAACGGCTGGAGCCGCGGGAGGCCGGGTTCGGGGTGCTCGGCGGGCCGCACATCCTGGCGCTGGTGTCCGAGGTGGCCACGCGGGCGCTGAAGGTGGTGTGGAACCAGAAGTGGCAGGTTCACCTGCGGTTGCGACCCGAGGCCTACGGCGGCCTCGTTCACGTCCAGAAAATCGGCATCGGCGGGTCGAACGGCAAGCGGCCCTACGGCCTTCCGGGCTGGGTCGGCACCACGGACGCGGCGAAAGAGGTTCGTAAACAGCACAAGAGCCTCCTCCTGCCGATGGCGTTCACCGCCGGCAGCCCCACCCACCCGGCCTACGGGGCCGGGCACGCCACCGTCGCCGGTGCCTGCGTTACGGTGCTGAAGGCGTACTTCAAGACCTTTACTAACGAGGGCGGGGTCGACATCCCGGTGCCGTTCAAAACGCTCAAGGAGCGCGAACAACCCTACGGCGCCGGGGACACGATCAAGTGCTATGCCACCGGGATCATGACCAGTCCGGAGGGGGACGAGGGCACCCGCAACCCACTGCCCGACTCGATCGCCGACACGCTCACCATTGAGGGCGAGCTGAACAAACTGGCGACGAACGTGGCGATGGGGCGAAGCATGGGCGGCGTCCACTGGCGGACGGACAACACCCGCAGCCTGATGCTCGGCGAAGCGCTGGCCGCCCGCATCTTGGCCGACATCACCACCGACGCGAACGAAAAGCCTACGTTCACGTTCCGCTCCTTCGCCCGGAAGATGGACGGCGAGCCGAAGAAGGTGCGGATCGCCCACGGGCGTGTGTACGTGGACGACGTGCTGGTGGACACCAACAGCAGCGCGCTGTGACCGCAACTGGACCAAACCCGGACGACCAGAAACGGCTTTTACCCATGAGAAACAGACTCGCACGCCTCGTCCAGCCCGGTTCCGTTAAGTCGACACCTCGGTTCATTTGCGATGACCGTATCGGGCCGAAACGGGGCGGGGCCAGAGAGACCGCAGAAGATTTTCTGACCGCGTGGGCCGCGCGGCTGAAAATTGACACGCGACAGACCCCGCTGGGTTACGATCGCGTGCTATCGAGTCGGTTCGGCAAGCACGTCCTCTTCCAGCAGCGGTTCCGCGGTAAGCGGCTGAGCCACGCCTGGCTCCGGGTGGACCTCGACCCGGACGGCCACGTCGTCGCCGTATCCAACCGCTGCCTCACGGCCGCGCGCGCCAAACGAGCGGGTCAAACCTGTCCGCACCGGGCTGTGCTCTCTGCAGACCAAGCGGTCGATCATGCGGTTCGGTCGGTCGGATCTGCTGAGGGCGTGGCAGCCACACGAGACCCAAAATTAACGTACCTCCGGGCCGGCCCGGGCGTGCACCGAACTTGGAGTGTGGACCTGGCGGGCGCGGACCCAGCGGACCGGTGGCGGGTGTACGTCGATGTCGTCACGGGCCGCGTGATTCACTCCGAGGAGCAAGTCCTGCGGGCCACCGGCAGCGGCCTGATCTTCTCCCCCAACCCGATGGTCGCCCTCGGCGCCCCCGGTCTGTCGCCCGCCGATCCGATCCCGTCGGAAGCGTACCGCGAGGTCGCCCTGCTCGACCTCGACGACAGCGGCTTCCTGACCGGCCCGTGGGTGACCACGGAGGCCACGAGCGCGGCGGCCCGGATCCGCCGTCCGTCCGGCGACTTCCGGGTCACTCGCGAGAATACGGGTTTCCGTGAAGTTATGGCGTATTACCACATCGACACTGCCCAGCGGTACTTGCAGAGCATAGGCATGGCACACGCGGCGGTTCGGGTATCCGTTGACGCGAGCGGAAGCGGGAGCGGTGCCTTTTTCGACCCGAACACGCTGGTGGTGACCCTTTCAACTGGCGGCACCCCGGACGCCGAAGACGCCGAGGTCATCCTTCACGAATACGGTCACGCCGTCCAGAACGCGATCGTCTTCGGTTTCGGCCAAGCCGCCGCATCCCGACCGCTGGCCGAGGGGACTGCAGATTACTTCGCCGCGACGTTCTTCGACGGTGTCAAAGGGGGCGCGTTTCGCCGCGGACTGGGGAGCTGGGAAGCGGCCGGGGACGGGCAGACGGGAAGCCCACCGTTCTCCCGCGTACTCGACTTCCATGGGCCCCTCGGCGGTCAGCCGCTGCGGCTGACCGAGTTCTGGTCCGGGTGCCTCTGGTCGCTCCGCGAGTTATTCGGGCGGACGAGGGCCGACACCTTGGCCGTCGGGTTCCTCTCCTTCGTTCCCCACGACGGCGGCCTCGCCGACGGTGCCATCTCGCTCGTCGCGGTCAACCGCCTTCTCATCGCCGCCGGCACCGCCGACCGGGACAGCGAGGCCGCTATCGTCGAGATGTTCTGGGAGCGTGGCGTGGACGCCCGGCAGGGGAGCATCAGGTCGGACGTTGATTTCCCGCCGCTACCGGCCGTCATCTGAGTGGCGGCACCCACCGGTGCCGCACGCTCGGAGCGGTGGCCGTGGCTCACTTCTTGACGGCCGGTGGTAACGTCGGAATGGTCGCGATCTGCTCGAACCGCATGATCCCGTCCTTATCCATGACGAGGCCGTAGATCGCGCTTGGATCGCCGCAGCAGACCGGCGACGAACCGCCCGCCTCGACCGGGCACCCTTGGAAGGGCATGAAGCCCACATACCGCCACCCGTACAACTGCTTTTTCCCCTTCGGATCCCGTGCGATGACGGCCTCGTAGAACCCGAACGGGATGTTGGTCGCCAGGATTCGCCCCGGCGGCTCTGGGTCGCCTTCCTTGAACCCCAGCGGCTTGAGCAGGCCGCCGACGCTGCTCACGAGGTCGGCGGTGCTTTTGAGAATCTCGTCCGTCTGCTGGTCGGTCTTGATGCCGACCGAAGTCAGATTCCACCCGTTTTCGAGCGTCACGTTAAGCTCGCCGATCCCGAGCCCCGGTCGCAACTGGATCGAATACTCCTCGGCAAAGTCGGGCATGTACGCCATCGAGATGGAGATCTTCGTCGGAGTGGGCGCCGTCGGCTGATTTTTGTCGCGCTTTTCGGGCAACCCCTGCAACTTGGGCTGTGGGTCCGTCTGGCCGGCAGCCTGCTTGATTGCCCCGACAGAAGGATCGGCCTGAACCGACTTGATCTCAATGGGAGCACCCTGACTCACGGTGAACGCTGGCTCTTTGCCACCGCCACCACCCTCGCCCGGCACAATAAACAGATACGGCTTCGGCCGGTAGTACCGAATCCCCTTGTCATGGACGCCGGGATCCTTGTGGACCACAACGCGGGTACAGGCACACAAGCAGAGGCAGCTCACGATCATTACGATAATGCGGGCGGTCATCATCACTGACTCTTGGTTAGTGAAATAGTCGGATCGCACCGCTAATCAGTCGGCTGGCAGAAGGTCGTAGCTTTAGTGACTATTTCGATTCTACGCAAAGTGACAAATCGATCGAACTGGAGGCCAGTGATGAGCGTCTCTCACACCGTCCGGTTTCAGGCAGCGAGTGAGGCCCAGTAGTCATC belongs to Gemmata obscuriglobus and includes:
- a CDS encoding neutral metalloprotease; this encodes MDLAGADPADRWRVYVDVVTGRVIHSEEQVLRATGSGLIFSPNPMVALGAPGLSPADPIPSEAYREVALLDLDDSGFLTGPWVTTEATSAAARIRRPSGDFRVTRENTGFREVMAYYHIDTAQRYLQSIGMAHAAVRVSVDASGSGSGAFFDPNTLVVTLSTGGTPDAEDAEVILHEYGHAVQNAIVFGFGQAAASRPLAEGTADYFAATFFDGVKGGAFRRGLGSWEAAGDGQTGSPPFSRVLDFHGPLGGQPLRLTEFWSGCLWSLRELFGRTRADTLAVGFLSFVPHDGGLADGAISLVAVNRLLIAAGTADRDSEAAIVEMFWERGVDARQGSIRSDVDFPPLPAVI
- a CDS encoding IS5 family transposase (programmed frameshift), which encodes MRTQSYPSDVTDEQWGLIEPHIPVYPGGRPRTTALRDVTDAVFYVLRTGCQWRYRPKDFPPKSTVGRYFDEWRHNGTRDTIHDLLRKKVRTAERPYSPRTTASVDSQSVDTTSGGEERGRDNAKNVDGRKRHILVDSMGLLLAVLVTAASVDDAKAAAELFGRLDEQPMGKVRRVFADRKYHNYALYEWVETNARWELVIVRRPDGAKGWVKLPRRWTVERTFAWLGTCRRLSKDREKTVRSSEAFVKLAMIHLMLNRLEPKGGDAEFQYHTVA
- a CDS encoding vanadium-dependent haloperoxidase, which encodes MAESNNGDTAREFKIGAARIRGLGSFHKTLPHNQWGEVDEDEFKKLVAATQGDGSGFAAVLGGATGAAAFTNPQAGLAFDRLTQHPSAYSMPPAPKVLSVTAAAEMTELYWMALLRDVPFDQFDTDQRAAAAATEIESRFAEAVGDTGDAGHLITGVDVPGPAGALSDITPQNLFRLGLPGEELGPLVSQFFIRDVHYGTQRIDQKQLPYKKGRDYLTEFPDWLRAQSSGRDGKGQAYPQSNEDSANNFETNRRYVSTPRDLARFVNKDALHQAYFNAALLLLSGGARWTPGNPYGDGQRLEPREAGFGVLGGPHILALVSEVATRALKVVWNQKWQVHLRLRPEAYGGLVHVQKIGIGGSNGKRPYGLPGWVGTTDAAKEVRKQHKSLLLPMAFTAGSPTHPAYGAGHATVAGACVTVLKAYFKTFTNEGGVDIPVPFKTLKEREQPYGAGDTIKCYATGIMTSPEGDEGTRNPLPDSIADTLTIEGELNKLATNVAMGRSMGGVHWRTDNTRSLMLGEALAARILADITTDANEKPTFTFRSFARKMDGEPKKVRIAHGRVYVDDVLVDTNSSAL
- a CDS encoding transposase, which translates into the protein MPSSHTPAPRCQWFSILAGALDRRSGRRLALLFLGVLLARGRQARSCWIRAAGLSSQYRRCYPTAAAVGRRAEAIATRLLVEVLRPLVTGPRVVLALDDTPTARYGSQVQGAGVHHNPTPGPAGSGFVYGHVWVVLGLLVAHPLGGVVALPLLARRYIRKANLGAVRAADRPPFATKLTMAVGLVRWAHGWLALWGKAVWVVADGAYAQGPVLKPLRKLGVTVVSRLRRDAALCSVPPARVPGRPGRPRVYGTERVSLAKRAAHPGGWSTGMFTVYGKSVEKRYKTFVATWRPAGGAIRVVLVDEPHGWVAFFGTDTTATVADILERVADRFTLETCFRDLKQVAGAGQQQVRGVPSNVGCFHLCAWAHTLTEVWAWNQNAEALVGHRSASPWDDPNRRPSHADKRRAWQHKLLAQEIQAVVGEHHDHAKIRDLAHRCLDLAA